DNA sequence from the Callospermophilus lateralis isolate mCalLat2 chromosome 2, mCalLat2.hap1, whole genome shotgun sequence genome:
CCCTACATGGTACCCAATTAATATGTAAACTTTTGTGTTtacatattatttaaaattaactaaaaataaaataccttcATAAACCTATATTGTTTTTGGTGTCTAAACTGAACATGAAGCAAAACAGTTCTCTTCAACCTGCACCTCCTCCATGTGTTATGCCTATTCTTATCAGCACCTCTGCAATCTCTCCACTCTACCCTcacaaccaccattctactctctgctCCTCCATTCATATTTGTTGATCACACCTATCAGTGAGATCATgatttgtgtttctttttgtATCTGGCCTATGTCACCTACTTTACTAAGGTTCTTCCACGTTGCCACAAATGGcatgattttctttattttttttctaagaacAAACAATATTGCATTGTGTTTATGCCAGGttctatatttatatttcattgtTGATGTACAGGGCTTATTCATATCCTCACTATTATAAAGCATGCTGAAATGTGCATGGCAGTATAGGTATCTCATCAGCCTATGGATTAATCTCCTTTGGACACATATTTAGCAGTGCGATTGCtgcatcatatggtagttctatttaacTTCTGGGGAGCCAACACGTTCTCTTCCATGATGACTGAACAATTTATATCACCCCCCCAAATGCTCCAAGTTTCATTTTCTCCATGTCCTGAGAAACACATTTGTCTTTCATCTTTTTGATATCATGAATCTGCACAAGTGAAGTGGTATCACATTGTacctttaatttgtttttctctgGCAATTAGTGATATTGAGTACTTGCCTTACATAACTGTGCCCATTTTTATGCCTTTAGAAATGTTTGCTCATGTTTTTCCCAATATTTAAATTGGATTCTTGGTTTTCATTGTATTGagcttttgagttctttgtatgtttTGGATATTAACCCCCTATGGATGGAGAACTCTTTGTGATTCTATAGGTTGTTTATTCACTCTATTGATCATGTTCAAGTTCTGAGCTGAGATTAAGCTATGCTATAGAGCCTTGAGGtgtcttctttatttttaaataaagttatCATCAGAGATGCATGGTTTTCAGAAGGCTGGTAGGCTATCCTGGGGAATCCATTCATGCTCAATTATGTTATTATGAATACTGTTCTTTGAGGTCACAAACTGTGGTCCCTGCTATCTCAATGAACGTCAGTTAAATGCTGTTGGTGACTTCTCAAAGTCACTACTTGGGCATATAGTCTACTACTTGAAAGGCAGCAATTTTCCTTACTCTTCTGTCATTGCCTCTTTCTGACACATTCATCTTTCTTCTCTCTGTTTTGTAGGGCTCATGTCATCAGTTGTGTTACCTGGATAATTTCCTAGTTTTATAGCTGGTAATCTGGTAGACCTGTGCAAAGTTTTATTTGTCATAAAATCATTGAATTCATATATTCCATGAATTAGGACCAGGTGATATCTGGGGGACCATTAGTCTGTCACAATATTCCAGTGAAATTGAATGACTACtataaatgttttatttgatcagatctttaaatgttaaaataattaACTGATGCATCATACAGCATGTATTTCAGTCAGTCATAGGTTATAGAGGAATAAATTCAAAAGAGTTCATATTAATCAAAGGCTTTAGATGTTTAAGTGAGTAAATAACTCACCAgataggcatgttgtattttatgTACTAGTATAGAAAGTGTTAATGAAGATAATTGAATGCTCATAAAATTTTCTTTTGGTATTGCCTCTGAATGGATTGTATACTGACACACAGTGAGTTAAAGTGTTATCAGAGCTGAGCAATGTTATAAAATGTTGCCAGGAGTTTGAGGTAGGGAACAGAAGTATGCAAGTACACTGTCACTCATTTGATCActcactcagtaaatatttaatattcaacCACAATTGTTAACTCCAGGAGTTAAGTATCAAAGGGGAAAACTAACAACTACAGCTGTGAATACATAAGAATTTTTACAGGCAAAAATTGGGCCAGTTTATTTCTGTCACAAGTCATAGTACTGGATTCTGATAATAGATTTTTCAAGGGATATATGATGTACATTGCAATTTCATTGATGAGAAAATACTTTTCCTTAGATATgtaatattgaaaataaattgaTTTGCCTAAAATACATCCAGGTTGAGTAAATTTCAGGCTAATGTTCTGAAGTAAAACAAATAGATGCTAAGATGGAAGTGATCGGCATGTCAAAGGGGaaatgtaagatctgaaatatTTCTCTGATTAACTTTGAGATCAGCAATGCAAACATTCATACACAAATATGTGATACTATGTTTTAAGCATGAATCTTTTCAGAGCAACAATCACATCCCTATTCCTAAGGCTGTATATCATGAGATTAAACATAGGGGTCACTATGGTGTATAAAAGAGAGAGCACTTTGTCAGTTAATGCAGAATGGTTGGATTTGGGCCTAAGGTAGGTAATGGAAGCTGatccaaaaaataaaaccacaacCAGCAGGTGGGAGGAACAAGTGGAGAATGCCTTAGCCCTTCCTTGGGCTGTTGGCAACCTCAGAATTGTGAGTCCAATTTTGCTATAAGAGGCAAGTATCAACATAAAAGGGACTACAACAAACAACATAGCTACTATGTAGACAGACACCTCATGCACAGAAGTGTCCCCACAGGCTAGCTTGAGAATGGGGGGTATGTCACAGAAGAAGTGGTTGATTTGGTTGGAATGACAGAAATGCAGAGAAAATATCTGCCATGTTTGTCCTATCTGGACTGGCACTCCCCCAAGCCAGGAGCCAGCTGCCAGTTGATGGCACTTCTTTGGGTTCATGACTAGAGGATAGTGCAGAGGGTtacagatggccacatagcggtcataaGACATCACAGCCAGGAGGAAACATTCTGTTGCTCCAAACATTAGGAAGAAATACATTTGTGTGGCACAGCTCAGTAGAGAGATGCTCCTATCCTGAGTCCAAAGGCTGACCAGAATCCTCGGGAGAGTGACTGAAACATAACAGATTTCCAGTGAAGAAAAATGTCCCAGGAAAAAGTACATGGGTTTGTGCAGTGCAGGGTCCAGCCTGGTTATTATGATTATGAGGAAGTTTCCAATGAGGACAACCATGTAAATGATGGGAAAAAACCCAGATAGGAAACCTTGGATATTTGGAAATTCAGAAAATCCCAGCAGGACAAACCTTACCACTGTGGAGACATTGTCTTCTACTACTATCTCTTCATGCTTCATCTATGGGGAAGAGTCaatcaaaaatagaaaattaactacattttccttttgttttcttaTGTGTACACTGAAGATGGCCTGATTTCAAATTTCCCAGTTACCTTTAAGATAAAGACCTATGTCTTCTATTTGGTCTGAAATtgccataaatattttttaaaaattatccctAAGTATAGCTACATgaaagttgtatttttttttctgctgaaaGTTATTAcagattttttctgtttctgtgatgAGACGTGTCACTTAAATTTTCATTTGAATACTCAAAAAATCTGAGTCTAGGTTCAAGTGGAGCAAAAATTCTACTCATTTAGTTCATATTTTTCTGCTCTCCCAACATTCTTTAGTGCACAATGATCAATTCAAAATTATCTTAAATTTATGAGAATATTTTCTTTAAGACATTTCTACTAAATTTAGGAAAGAGTGTATTTAATctttgaaattgatttttttatatttcctaAGATCATTTTAGCTTTAATATTCTGTAAAatccattaaaaataatgattaacTGTCCATGAAATATAATGCAATACTATTTAATCTTTAAAATTGTATATTCATTTAACTGTAAGtttatgaaatcagaaatcaTAGATTTTGTTCAGATTTTCTAGTACAATAGACATTCTGAAGGATACTGAGGATCTCAAGAAGGATGAGGGACAGTTAACATGATTTTCCTACAGAAGGAAGCTCAATAGTCAAGAAGCAATCTCATTTACATCTTCATTCAGGAAACAGGTCCTAGATAGACTACGCACCTCTTTATTCTGAATGCAGATGTATGCATATAAAAGACATCTAGCACATCTCTTCTCCTGGACATTTTCCTAGATAATTCACATCCTCAGGAATGACTGCTGTTCTGCTAAGTTCATTTGCTGCATTCAGTCTATTCCCTTGCTTTATGTGTGGTTTCATATATGAGTGTGTTTGTatgctattatttatttatattatgaaTGAATTCCTTTTATTTCTAGACCTATGAAATATATCATATTTGATATTATAAACACTATTTTATATGTGGAAACGTATAGTTTTCCAAACATTTTTCATTGGCTGAATTTTTGGATAAATTAAAATGAGTCAAATAATTGAAGTAATGCCTAAGACTTAAGTACTGGTTCCTGAATTTCTGAGTTTCTATTCATGccttgtgtatatgtgtatgtgtgtgtgtgtgtgtgtgtgtgtgtgtgtgtgtgtttgtacatgTATTTGTGTTTTTCATGGTTATGTGTGAATTATTATATCTCATTAACTCTTTCAGAAGAAGTCTATCATCTCATTATTTGCTAAGTAATTTCCATATgagtaataaataatttaaatacaaAGAGACTATATGCAATAATGATGAATACCTCTAATCTTATTATAAGATTGTTAAGTTTGAACAGTTGTCAAGATTTGAGCTTCTAAAACAGTTGCAAATAGGGAAAGATCAACAGTTCATGCTGAACTTGGGCATCCTGTGGAGTTCGTAATTGAACATGGCAAAGTTACATAAGAATTTCTTGCTACATCTACAATATTCTACCAAATATTGAAATCCTAAAGGTACTTCAAACTTCTTCAACAATTATAAAATTACTCTAAAAGAAAATTTGATATTCTAATGTAAAAATGTGTAACTGAGACTCAAATTGGCTTTACTGCGATAATAAGGATGTGAAACTCTTAcacaaagtattttatttttcaacataaaaaattttaagcagttattcttgtatttaattaGCCTGAGAACTCAATAAATTGACACTTATGAAAACCATTGATCGAATCAACAATTTATTGGGGACTATGATATATTTGAGACCACATTTGATTATCTAACCTTAACTTTTAGAAATTGCCACCTTCTTCTATCTTTTTGCTATACTAGTTCTcgattttttaattctttttgcaCATTGTAATCTCCTTTTGCTCTCATTTTCCTCTGTTCAAGAAGGAGGGTACTTTTATAAAGCAAATTACAACcaagttttcaaaatttaataaggaaaaaaaaagcactcTGAACACAACTTGTGCTCTATCTATACCTACTAAAATGTATACtttcttttccatttattttcttttctttttcctaggTGAGAGAGACTTAAATTTCCATTAACAAATTGAACCAACAATTTTATGAGAATTTAATGTAATTCTCTGTGTCCAACTATATATAAAGGAAAGAATATTATAATCCCTGCTACTCAGAGGGCTGAAGCTGGAGGAGGAAAATTTTGAGATGAGCCTGGGAAAATTAGCAacacttttctcaaaataaaaaggagtaaagCCCTGGGTATGAAGCTAAGTGGTTGGGTACCCCtggattctgaaaataaaaatatacaaaaatgttaATATTTCTCTAGCAGTTTTAGATTCATTTATCATGGATTTGACCCTTAAAACAGGAAACTTTTTTAGTAGTAGAATGCAGAGCCGTTTTAATACTCTGAATTGAatattttgcatatatatatatgcaaaatatatatataatttggttTAAAACAGATTAGAAGTCCAGGTCTTGTTGAtgtaaaacagttaaaaacatgcTTATCACATAATTATTTAGCAAATATTAGCACATAAGAAGATGATGAAAATACTTTGAGGCTGCCTCTTTTTATTGCAAAgaatttttcattttgctttcagTTCACCTAAAAATGGCAGAAATCACAACAATACAAATGTTATCTGAAAGAGCATCTTGGAATTGAAAAAGTAAGCAACAACAAATGgttcctttaaaattttaaatatttctagttGCTTATGTTCTTATAAGTAGACATGAAAATACATGCTATATTTGTCAAAGTACTCCATGCTTATCTATTTTAGAATTGGGTTAGACATAATGCTTACCTTAATGATAGCAAAAGACCAAAATAATAAACAAGtgtgtcctttttatattttagaaatttacCTGCATTTGAATCAAAGGGTAAGCATTGTCTATTTATATTCTAtcccaggaaaaaaagaaaaaaaaaaagcagtgttcCTGAGGTAGGAAATAGTGCCTGCCTTGGGGATAAGTCTTTTCCCAAGTAACTTCCTAATTGAGGAAAACTTTTCATGATATTCAAGGAGTTTAATATAACACGTTAAACATGCCTGGTTATGTTTAATATAAGGGGTTAATACATCCCTTATATTCTCAGTTTCTCTTCCTTTTTGTGCTTATTAATAAACATAAACATTAGAAATCTACAGTTAACAACTGCTAGTTATGattcaaacaaaaatattttatcaaaacTGCAAATGGTCAGTGCCTTCAATTAAAAAGGATTTTATGTGCCAGTAAATGTTttcaagagggctggggatatagctctgttgGTAGAGAGAGGGCTTGCCTCCAAAGCATTAaactaccagaaaaaaaaaaaaaattttaagaggtTCAAGATTCTTCAGACATTCCTGTCATCGTCAACACAAGTCTGCCTCCTATAAATCTGCATTGGACAGTTAGACCTCATCATCCCCCACacaaagaaagaaggagaaggggaaTTAAGACTAGTATTCACTTTATCTTTTCAGGTGCACAAACTGGAAAAGTCATGcagactttccaaaaataatccCCAATGTAAAATTTAGTGACAGGACTACAGAAACCTGGAAAAGAGGCTGTAAAATGTAACTTCTAGTGAGATTGCCAGGTAACCAAGTATGATTTACTATTTTATCATTAGTTGCCCTCAATTGCCAAAATCTAGAATTTTAAGACATTATTGCTTGATTATTGATTCAATCAGCTCCTCAAATTGAGTGGTAGTTAATAAGATAAGTATCTATAACTTGCCCAATCATCCACACAAACACACTTAGACACACTCACAGGTTCAAGGAAGACAATATAAGATGAAGTCACAGGAACTtggaatatatgtatataaacataAGGAATAATGAATACATAAATGGAAAATATACTTTAGAACATATGTCTTCCTGATTTCCAGATGTTGAGAGCTATAACTATTAAAGGGTTATATATGTACCTACCTATTTTTGAGTGATAATATTTgtgattaatttaaatttaacgtTAAAATTTACATGCAGATCTACCTCCACTGACATCTGCTTGGGAGTCCGGGCCCAGGGTAGGTTCGAGTCTGGCACCCCGCTCCACCTGGGAGCCCAGGCCTAaaccacttccatcttgggacactgtagCCATTGCCATAGCCTTCCCCATGCAGTAGCCTCTACCTTGCCACAATAGatagggcctagaagcagctatATCTTGGAGCAGGCATACCAAAGCCAATGTAAGGCTcacctttcagccccatctcagAGAGACTGCATTCATCTTGAGGCACCTGCACTGCTATCTTGAATTACCCGAACTATTACCACAATCACCTTTAGTTGCGGAAGTAGACATTGTGGGACAACAGCAGAGTCTGGAAGCCCAATATCAAGATGAGATGCATATAATCTGTGTGGATACTACAACATTataggtagaaactgtaatatctcagatccatgatgcaagaaagaaagacacattgacaacatgaaaaaaacaaggtaGAAAATTGCCCTTAACAAACCA
Encoded proteins:
- the LOC143391750 gene encoding olfactory receptor 10AG1-like, whose product is MKHEEIVVEDNVSTVVRFVLLGFSEFPNIQGFLSGFFPIIYMVVLIGNFLIIIITRLDPALHKPMYFFLGHFSSLEICYVSVTLPRILVSLWTQDRSISLLSCATQMYFFLMFGATECFLLAVMSYDRYVAICNPLHYPLVMNPKKCHQLAAGSWLGGVPVQIGQTWQIFSLHFCHSNQINHFFCDIPPILKLACGDTSVHEVSVYIVAMLFVVVPFMLILASYSKIGLTILRLPTAQGRAKAFSTCSSHLLVVVLFFGSASITYLRPKSNHSALTDKVLSLLYTIVTPMFNLMIYSLRNRDVIVALKRFMLKT